A region of Microbacterium suwonense DNA encodes the following proteins:
- a CDS encoding ATP-binding cassette domain-containing protein, with product MPGGQVLEFNRATKRFGDVTAVADLSVRVEPGVVTGFLGPNGAGKTTSLRMLLGQIRPTSGTATIGGSAYSELRNPLRTVGAVLEEAAYRPRRTATRQLLIAAKANGIPTSRVDEVLRMVGLQDDADTRLGSYSLGMRQRLAVASALLGDPGALVLDEPANGLDPEGIRWMRLLMRRLADEGRTVLVSSHVLSEIEQVADNVVVLSKGRAVFSGPIDQLADPSGGAVIVDAANRAPLITALSAAKLNFDVLRSGVTVRGSDAATVGAITTAAGVPLTLLQQRGPSLEDVFLDLVYGRRSDSPRLDKVANPVAHAPLVADGSSAGAASAAGIATAGAAAMFAGESAADADGTVDAEPADADETAAADTDAATEPANADAEPDVATDAEAGASDDEPAVEEPLAEESADSDSATETQRSGPGEEPQEATGEVETSEGPADSAGDAAPAEHDDGTAPGEDPHENAASGEESPDTGTVLPQATEAVSLPSFSSTTTFTELITGIPASASPDDSEPTAPATEAISVFAPLLPNEDDDDSAVDDAEDDPRLAAMRTSLSSAASRFFEGPAPDYPYGHTPASDSEQDQPEQDDQSTDAPDAESADTHPDQGHDHDGDQGDQRLD from the coding sequence ATGCCCGGAGGACAGGTGCTCGAATTCAACCGGGCCACGAAGCGCTTCGGCGACGTGACCGCGGTCGCCGACCTGTCCGTGCGCGTCGAGCCGGGGGTGGTCACGGGCTTCCTCGGCCCCAACGGCGCCGGCAAGACGACCTCGCTGCGGATGCTGCTCGGCCAGATCCGTCCCACCTCCGGAACGGCCACGATCGGCGGCTCCGCCTACAGCGAGCTGCGCAATCCGCTGCGCACCGTCGGCGCGGTGCTGGAGGAAGCCGCCTACCGGCCCCGCCGCACGGCCACGCGTCAGCTGCTCATCGCGGCGAAGGCCAACGGTATCCCCACCAGTCGGGTCGACGAGGTGCTGCGCATGGTCGGCCTGCAGGACGACGCGGACACCCGGCTGGGCAGCTATTCGCTGGGTATGCGCCAGCGCCTGGCCGTGGCATCCGCTCTGCTGGGCGACCCGGGCGCGCTCGTGCTCGACGAGCCGGCCAACGGCCTGGATCCGGAGGGGATCCGCTGGATGCGTCTGCTGATGCGTCGTCTCGCCGATGAGGGACGCACCGTGCTGGTCTCGTCGCATGTGCTCAGCGAGATCGAGCAGGTCGCCGACAACGTCGTGGTGCTCTCCAAGGGCCGCGCCGTGTTCTCTGGGCCGATCGACCAGCTCGCAGATCCGTCCGGTGGCGCGGTGATCGTGGATGCCGCGAATCGCGCGCCGCTGATCACGGCGCTCTCGGCCGCGAAGCTGAACTTCGACGTGCTGCGCTCGGGCGTCACGGTACGCGGCTCCGATGCCGCGACGGTCGGGGCCATCACCACCGCCGCCGGCGTGCCGCTGACCCTGCTGCAGCAGCGCGGCCCGAGCCTGGAGGACGTCTTCCTCGATCTCGTGTACGGGCGCCGCTCGGACAGCCCCCGCCTCGACAAGGTCGCGAATCCGGTCGCACATGCCCCGCTGGTCGCCGACGGCTCATCCGCAGGTGCCGCATCGGCGGCGGGGATCGCCACAGCGGGTGCTGCGGCGATGTTCGCCGGCGAGAGTGCCGCGGATGCCGATGGCACGGTGGACGCCGAGCCTGCCGATGCGGACGAAACGGCGGCAGCCGACACGGATGCCGCCACAGAGCCCGCGAATGCGGATGCGGAACCAGATGTGGCCACGGATGCCGAGGCGGGTGCATCCGACGACGAGCCCGCAGTCGAGGAGCCTCTCGCAGAGGAATCAGCCGATTCGGATTCTGCCACGGAGACTCAGCGATCCGGCCCGGGCGAAGAGCCCCAGGAAGCCACCGGCGAGGTCGAGACATCGGAGGGGCCCGCAGACTCCGCGGGTGATGCTGCGCCCGCTGAACACGACGACGGCACGGCGCCCGGCGAGGATCCGCACGAGAATGCTGCGTCCGGCGAGGAGTCCCCCGACACCGGCACCGTCCTGCCGCAGGCGACCGAGGCGGTCTCCCTGCCGTCGTTCTCGAGCACGACGACGTTCACCGAGCTGATCACCGGCATCCCGGCATCCGCGTCACCGGACGACTCCGAGCCGACCGCACCCGCAACCGAGGCGATCTCGGTGTTCGCCCCGCTGCTGCCCAACGAGGATGACGACGACTCCGCCGTCGACGACGCCGAGGACGATCCGCGACTGGCCGCCATGCGCACCTCGCTCTCCAGCGCGGCGAGCCGCTTCTTCGAGGGCCCGGCACCGGATTATCCCTACGGCCACACGCCCGCTTCCGATTCCGAGCAGGATCAGCCGGAACAGGATGATCAGTCGACCGATGCACCGGATGCCGAGTCGGCGGATACGCACCCCGACCAGGGTCACGATCACGACGGCGATCAGGGCGACCAGCGCCTCGACTGA
- the hemB gene encoding porphobilinogen synthase, with translation MSRFPETRLRRLRQSAPVRNLVRETSLEARQLVLPVFVREGLTEPAPIGSMPGVVQHSLDSLRRAATEAAEAGVGGVMLFGIPEVRDAEGSGADDPAGILNVATAAIAAEVGEALVVQTDLCLDEFTDHGHCGVLNADGAVDNDATLDRYRSMALAQARAGSQLLGLSGMMDGQTAAIREALDTEGFHHTLLLAYSAKYASAFYGPFREAVDSQLTGDRRTYQLDPGNRREGVREALFDVDEGADIVMVKPALGFLDVLREVRDAVDVPVWAYQVSGEYAMIEAAAGNGWIDRRSAVLESLVSIRRAGAEAVLTYWAAEAARWLR, from the coding sequence GTGAGTCGCTTCCCCGAGACGCGCTTGCGCCGCCTGCGCCAGTCGGCGCCGGTGCGGAACCTGGTGCGCGAGACCTCGCTGGAGGCCCGGCAGCTCGTGCTGCCCGTGTTCGTGCGCGAGGGGCTGACCGAACCTGCGCCGATCGGATCGATGCCCGGAGTGGTGCAGCATTCGCTGGACTCGCTGCGTCGTGCGGCGACGGAGGCCGCGGAGGCCGGTGTCGGTGGGGTGATGCTGTTCGGCATCCCCGAGGTGCGCGACGCCGAGGGTTCCGGTGCGGACGATCCCGCCGGCATCCTGAACGTCGCCACGGCCGCGATCGCCGCCGAGGTGGGCGAGGCGCTGGTGGTGCAGACCGACCTGTGTCTGGACGAGTTCACCGATCACGGGCACTGCGGGGTGCTGAACGCCGACGGTGCCGTCGACAACGACGCCACCCTCGACCGCTACCGTTCGATGGCGCTCGCTCAGGCCCGCGCCGGCTCGCAGCTGCTCGGCCTGTCCGGGATGATGGACGGTCAGACCGCCGCGATCCGTGAGGCGCTGGACACCGAGGGGTTCCACCACACCCTGCTGCTGGCCTACTCGGCCAAGTACGCCAGTGCCTTCTACGGGCCGTTCCGTGAGGCCGTCGATTCCCAGTTGACCGGCGACCGCCGTACATACCAGTTGGATCCGGGCAACCGGCGCGAGGGCGTGCGCGAGGCACTGTTCGACGTGGACGAGGGTGCCGACATCGTGATGGTCAAGCCGGCGCTGGGCTTCCTCGATGTGCTGCGCGAGGTGCGGGATGCCGTGGACGTGCCGGTGTGGGCCTACCAGGTCTCCGGCGAGTACGCCATGATCGAGGCCGCCGCCGGCAACGGGTGGATCGACAGGCGTTCCGCCGTCCTGGAATCGCTGGTCTCGATCCGCCGTGCCGGCGCGGAGGCCGTGCTGACGTACTGGGCGGCCGAGGCCGCTCGCTGGCTGCGCTGA
- the hemL gene encoding glutamate-1-semialdehyde 2,1-aminomutase → MTDRNDTLFDAARAVIPGGVNSPVRAYGSVGGTPRFLASALGARVTDAAGREYIDLVASWGPALLGHAHPEVVQAVQDAATRGLSFGAPTEGEIELAQLIADRVRHGDSRPIEHVRLVSTGTEATMTAIRLARGATGRDLLVKFAGHYHGHSDGLLAAAGSGVATLALPGSAGVPAPVVAQTLVIDYNDPDALAAVFAEHGDRIAAVIVEAASANMGVVAPLAGFNRLIAETAHAHGTLMILDEVLTGFRVHPAGFWGLQQAAGEQYEPDIITFGKVVGGGMPLAALGGRAEVMDLLAPVGPVYQAGTLSGNPLSVAAGLATLQLATPEVYARVDAAASRLGDALDAALTDAGVTHAVPRAGNLFGVAFAPEAPKDYAQAQAQESFRYAPFFHAMREQGIALPPSVFEAWFLTAAHGEEELTAIEAALPAAAAAAV, encoded by the coding sequence ATGACCGACCGCAATGACACCCTGTTCGATGCTGCCCGCGCGGTGATCCCCGGCGGGGTGAACTCGCCGGTGCGGGCGTACGGTTCGGTCGGTGGGACGCCGCGGTTCCTGGCATCCGCACTCGGGGCGAGGGTGACGGATGCCGCGGGCCGCGAGTACATCGACCTGGTGGCCTCCTGGGGCCCGGCGCTGCTCGGGCACGCGCATCCCGAGGTCGTGCAGGCGGTGCAGGATGCCGCGACCCGGGGCCTGTCGTTCGGCGCTCCCACCGAGGGCGAGATCGAGCTCGCGCAGCTGATCGCCGACCGCGTGCGGCACGGCGATTCCCGCCCGATCGAGCACGTGCGGCTGGTGTCCACCGGCACCGAGGCGACCATGACGGCAATCCGCCTGGCTCGCGGCGCGACCGGCCGCGATCTGCTGGTGAAGTTCGCCGGTCACTATCACGGGCATTCCGACGGGCTGCTCGCGGCCGCGGGCTCGGGTGTCGCGACGCTGGCCTTGCCCGGCTCGGCCGGCGTGCCGGCGCCGGTCGTTGCGCAGACCCTGGTGATCGACTACAACGACCCGGATGCCCTGGCCGCGGTGTTCGCCGAGCACGGTGACCGCATCGCCGCGGTGATCGTCGAGGCCGCCTCGGCGAACATGGGCGTTGTCGCGCCTCTTGCCGGTTTCAACCGGCTGATCGCCGAGACCGCTCATGCCCATGGCACGCTGATGATCCTGGACGAGGTGCTCACCGGGTTCCGCGTGCATCCGGCGGGCTTCTGGGGGCTGCAGCAGGCCGCGGGAGAGCAGTACGAGCCCGACATCATCACTTTCGGCAAGGTCGTCGGCGGCGGGATGCCGTTGGCGGCTCTCGGCGGACGTGCGGAGGTCATGGATCTGCTGGCTCCGGTCGGCCCGGTCTACCAGGCCGGCACGCTGTCGGGGAATCCGCTGTCGGTCGCGGCAGGCCTCGCCACGCTGCAGCTCGCGACGCCGGAGGTGTATGCGCGAGTGGATGCCGCGGCTTCCCGACTCGGCGATGCGCTCGACGCCGCATTGACGGATGCCGGTGTCACGCACGCCGTACCGCGTGCCGGGAACCTGTTCGGCGTCGCCTTCGCGCCCGAGGCGCCGAAAGACTATGCGCAGGCCCAGGCGCAGGAATCGTTCCGCTACGCGCCATTCTTCCACGCGATGCGCGAGCAGGGGATCGCGCTGCCGCCGAGCGTGTTCGAGGCCTGGTTTCTCACCGCAGCGCACGGCGAGGAGGAGCTCACCGCGATCGAGGCCGCACTTCCCGCAGCTGCGGCAGCCGCAGTCTGA